Genomic segment of Malus domestica chromosome 15, GDT2T_hap1:
ACGTGCCCGAAAACTCGGTTAAGGCGTCCACAATTCTAATCAAGGGGAAAATCCTAACATTTGTTATCAAAAGCTAACTTCAACGCGTAGCAAGGAGAAAACAAATGTTATCATTTTCGATCATGAATCCGAcgttcgaaaattaaaaagttgtgtaagaagtaaaaataagtgcGTGGATAACACATCCCTACCTATATAATCAACCTTATCATTCACAAAATGTATTCATGTTTGTTGTAAAATTCTCATAATTAGGACATACGAGCAACTGAATTCGAGTGAGACGCCAAGTGTGCAACCCAAGTTGAATAGCGAGACATGAAAATTTTCCCAAACTTTTCCGCAAGCGGCATCTGTGTACCAAAAGGCAGCACAGCTTTGTCTGTACAGGCTCAGTGTCTACATCAGCTCCAACCAGGCTCTTTTACCTATTCCCCCCAATTTGGAATGTTTGCCGTCGCTTCATTCACCATTTTCACCAGCGTCACCTGCACGTTTAAATTTCGGGACAAGATAGAATAAGCAGGGTCAACTGCATGTTCTTCGCTAGTGTAACCAATTATGCAGGAACACTACCACTACAGTGCTACTGTACTACTAGGTGATGATACATACCACGCTTTCTGGAACACCATGTGGAGGCATAGGGAGGTTTCTAGGCGGTGCAACAGTACCATAAGATCGTTTGTCAAATCTCCATTCTCCAATTTTCCCATACGTTAGTTCACCCTGATAtcagaaaatcaaaaccagatATTAAAGAGCTGAAAGTTCCTATTTCTTGAAAACTGAAGACATGTATTGGGCGGTAAATCAAACCATCAGAAATAAAAATATCCTCACTCTCGATAGATACTGCACATGAAAGTATACAAGAGCTTATCGAACATAGTACCTTCATATTATAGTCGCATCCATAAGTGTAATGAATTATGAACTTCTTGCCAATTTCTTTATCCCATGGAGGCTGATATACATCAGAAAAATAGTAATGCTGGTAAGTTGAGCGttagaatataaaaaaaaaaattgaaattttgtaaaccaaccAATTGATCTTGTAGACAGTAACGAATGGATAAATTAACTTGCGATCATGAAAAAACTTAAACATTACAAGGAAAGAAAACGGGTTCTAAACCTGAAGCATGAAATCCTTGTACAAGATATTACCAACACCATGGTGAGCGGATGCGACAGCATAAGCATACCTATATCATGATGCAAAATGAACGTAAAAGGTCAACAAGTGTTTTGATAGCTAAGGTAGTTGGAAACTTGTGTAACGTCATCAAAGAACTAAGTTAACTAGTGAGAGCTCACATTTCAAGCACCCATCCAAAAGCTTTGTCTGCTTCAGGATCCTTCTTCATTGCTAAAGAAACATTCATCCAGGTCGGAGCAATCTTCTTAAGAGATTCCTGAAAATGATAGATTTGAAAAATGTCAAAACACCTTAAACCTAAAGATAACTGTTGCTATAACTGGCAGATGACAAGTTTAAATACCTTCCCAACAATGACGGGAGAATTTCCAATTGGATCAATGTTAGTTATTGGTCCCTTGTTCTCAGGGAAGTATTTCCGGAGCACTGACTCGTACCTCTTCGGTTCAATGTAGAAGAAAGGAAACGCGACTCCAAGCCCGTCAGTGGACAAGTTTGGTATGGGCTTGACAATCACATGATCGGGCTCCGACATCAGTATATAACTGCATACACGGTAACCATACAATATAGATAAGTCAACCCTAACAGAAACACCAAAGATGATCAACTTATTAAGTACTGATACTGAAACTAGGAAGTAAAGCATCGCTCGTACTCTTCTTTGATGTCTGCTTGCTGAAGCCATTGCACAAATGCCCATGGTCTGTTGAGAACTATATAACCCTGTGATTGCAGAAATGGAAGCTAAGAAACTATTACAAAGTAATTTCTACCAAAATAACAGTTACAGAGATTAATACTTCATCACCACAAAACTTCACCCGCTTCTTTCGTAAACAAGCTAGCccgaaagaagtttaaattcctTCAGGGTTCCGTAATTCACATGTCTAGATTGCATATTTTAATCATCAAAGTAAATTCTTCATCACTATATTAGCAATGTCGCCAAAAAAGCAATCAAAATCTAACTTCTTCATTTGCAACATTACTCAGCAACCCAAAATTCTAcccacaaaaataataaaaacccaTCTGCCAAACACATAATTATGCTAAATTCAATTACCAACTTCCAAAAAAAGCAGATAAACATAAACAGATTAATCAAAATTcttaaaataaattacaaattaaGAGAAAAGCCCACCAACCCGATCCATTCCAGCAGGCAAAGGCTGGGCAATAAAAGTTGGGATTTCATCCATGTACTTGTCCGGCTTCCCATTATGCAAGATCCTAGTGAACCCGCCCATCTCCGAACCGGATTCGTTCTGAAACTTCTTGAACCAGTAATACATGATCCTGCACTGCCACGTGTTGTAGACGGAGTCGGAGGCCGTCACCGCCGTGTGGAACAGTCGCTTGGAGCTTCGCGATTTTCCTCGCGATCTGTGAAATGGCATCTGGATGATGGGGTCCACGCCAATCGACAATGATGATCTCGACGGACCTGGAAGGTCCTGCTGGAGTGGCGAATTAGCTGAGATTATGATGTTATACGTGATCAGAGCTACGGAGAAGGTCACCAGTATGGTGAAGAAGAAATTCCCACAACCCAtttttcccctctctctctctctctctctagctttctctctctaaaaatggCGCCTGGAGAAAGTCATCGTCTGTGTGTTCATCTCAGTAACAGGTGAGGATGGTGGCTGGAGGTGGTCCGTTTCATTTAGATTTTGCCCAACTTTTTTGGGCCTGGGCCTTAATTATGTtggttggtatttttttttattttaaatttttaacaaACGACGGAGTTACTTGATTAAATAGTTAGTTGTTAGGTTAATTAAATAAACTTGGAAAGGTTAATTATGATTTTAATCAACTCACACTCCAATAAGTTATTCTTCTACTCAATAAAAATGCTACATAAAAGTTGCAAGAGTACAACAAGACTATATTGGTGTTGGGGACAATTTCCATTGCGAGACGCTACACAAACGAGAAAGGTTATTGATAAAAGAGTTGTGTGATTGGGTTGTTGTCGAAAAGAAACCTTAACGCAAGCAAGAAAATCATGCAAAGAGGTCACCGATGAAGGAGCTTCGTGATTGGATTGTTATCGGGTGAAAACCTCAACAAGAGCAAAAAAACAATATCACGCAAAAATAGCCAAAAAAATTTGGACCATTTCTCGATTTATGCGTGTCATCCTTGCGCAGGGGCCATGCTAATCTTCTCTGTATCGTTCCAATTTTATCGGATGTCCCCGAAGGGACAAGCTTTGTTGGCAAGCATTTCTATATAAAGCCGTTAATATAAGCAGacttggtcgatgtgggactaGCTTTACTTTGTTTGGGCACCGTTCGTACAAACAATAACGGATTTGAATATATGAGCCAACCCTACTCGTACTCGCAATGTGTAAAAACGTCTTTTTATCCTGAACTACTTGTATCCAAATATATATACCGAACAACTGTAActcaaaaaaaaatacagaagtATTCGATACATGAAACCCATTGGTGATGGGAGAGAGGAAGCTGATAGGCATGAGGCATTCTCCTTCGGCTGGGCACATTCGCTTTAAGTTGAAACAGAACACAAGGATAATTTCCTCCTACAATTTCATCATCCATCTGACAGAATCCAACGCCTCATTGTTGTAAGCCGTAACCAACCATATTAGTAAATAAAAGTCCATTGTTCGGCTGCAGGACCAGCTGGCTGTTTCTCAACAGCTTTCCTCACACGAGAAAACCGATTCGCCCATTGAGAATATCCTGCAACATTTTGACGATTCAAAATCCTATGAACACTAATGCAAGGCTTCTGAGAATTATACACATTTTCAACCGCAAGAATAGATGAGTAATTTGGGGCAAATTCCGAAGAAACAAACCTGACGTGACAATCTCAAGAAGATCCGCTTCTTCTTTAGCAGCACCAGACATACCCTACAATGAATTTGATAACCGGCACCTTATAAGCTAcaatttttaaaagtaaaaaaaaaaaaaacaatcgaTCAATTTCCCATCATGCAGTATACCTGTCCCCATGAAGCCATACTTCTTGCGATGAGACGAGATAAACTATCTAGAGTGCTGTCATCAAAGTTAGGATGCTTAAGAAGAGCCTTCTCAGATGTCAAATCAAATAGCAGCGAGCAAATGCTTGAAGCCATCATAATAGTTGACGGGTCATCCTTACCCTCTGAAATCAGGTGTACAAGAATTATTAAGATGCCCAATCTCTTTTGCATGAACAAAGGATGAAAAGATAGGAGGTTAGACCATGCACAGAACGAAAAATGAATGCCGATAATACAGCTCTAAGCTCTGTCAAGTAGTATCAATTTTGAAACAACGTGATGGGCCCACATCATATTATGCACTatttgaaacaaataaataaaacccctTAAAATTGTAAAGTTATATCACAATTGGAAACATAAAGATAAAAATTGAATCAGACTACAAAAACAGAACGACATAACATGAAAGAGAAAACTATTACACTTTGGCATAAAAGAAAGATACTTGAGATCAGAGGCTTTATAATTCAAAGACAAATCTGTCTCCAAAAGTTCTTTGGTTCGGTTTTTCTAGAGTTATCAAGTCTTTTGCTCCTAAAATAACGAAACAAAATCTCATTTTTAACAGTAAAGAGTAAACAGGGTACTCTCCAAATGGAATAGTCTCCAAAATGTTACTGCTTTCGAAAAATGAACTGGATGCCCTTCGATATGATTCTAATGCAACGCCAAAATCAAAACCAATATTATCAGTTTTCCTAAATAATACTACTGCTGCATTataaaaacgaaaggaaatgtgATTTCATAACAATGAGCAGTTTCAATGCACGTATTAATGGTAAAGAAAGTTGATAAAAGGGTACCTGTCCAGTATGCCAGCGCTTTTAATAGATTAACAAGCGCTGAATCATCCACTGGGATTTGCAATTGCTCTTTCTATATatgaaaaagaaacagaagATCATagattgcataaaataaataatattctTGGTATATAATGATGATCACTCTACCTTTAAAAGAAGATTCAAGATTGTGTCACAAGCCAAAAGAATGCGATCATTATCTTCAACCATATAGCCATGTGGCCCAATCAATTTTACAAGGCAATCAACAACCTGCAAATCGATTCAATATGCTTGCTAAATTGCTTTTGTAGACTTCAACTTGAGAACACATCACGAGGCCAttacataaaacaaaaaaacaaaaaaaagattgGAAAAAATGTAGAGAGCAAGTACTTTATAAATGAGGATAAAAAATCCAGACTTACAGCGTTATGGCCACCACAGGAAACCAAAGCTTTACATCCTTCAATCTCCATTGTCATTTGGCAGAGCATTGGAAGCAAAAAGCATATAGAGTAGAAGGGGCTGTCATTTGGACATATTACAAATAAAAGATCATTTTCAAAGCTTATAAACCCCTAAAGTTTGTCTGCGTATTAGACTATAATTATTCTGAGATGATATACCTTCGTTCATCTTCACCTTCAACAGAAAGCATATACTCTAAAAGTTCTCTAACATTCTCTTTGCATGCAAGGGGTGTTTCTGCAAGATAGCTGAAACAAGCATATCAACAATTAAAAACAGTGGCTCCTATGTCTCCATGAATTTCACCAACATGTTAACCAGACAAATGCAATAATACCTCCCAATAAGCCGTACTGAAGCAAGAAGATCATCTCCCTTCCTTTGTCCATGTTCCTGTGGATCATAACGTGATTAAATAATGAAAGTATTAttaaccctaattatataaaatgaCTATGCTTACCCTTGCATCTTGTAAATACTCTAAAACTACGCCAATTGTCTCGTTAAGGCCCTTAATCACCGTCATGCAAGTATTTTCATCAATAGGATCCCCTACAATTGCACAGAGATGATTAACATTTTACAGAAGTCAAGAGATAAGCGTATATTTGTACCAAACAGCTCAGTTGCAAGTCAACCAAAAAATAAGTCAGGAAACTGAAAAAATAAACACTAAATATAAAATAGGGAGGAAATTTAAATTAATGTTTCACACACACTACCCCATCATACTTCTCCACAAAAATTATGGAACTCCCAAACCTGCAAATCTAGCAAAAATGGCTTACCTTCATTCTCACTGGCATTTGATATTAAGCTAATTATCTTTTCAAGTAAGGAAAAGGCAATAGCCACATTCCGTTTCTTTAAACAAAATGTCTCAGCAGGGGCCGTAGATTTCTTGGATGCCTCATCTTTCAACTGGGCAAGCTCATTAAGAAGAACTGCAACTTCAACCCTTGATTGCTCCAGTACTAGCACTAGGCACCTgaaaaattaagacacaaacaTGGACTATCAGACCTGCCCATTATATAAAAtcaacacacatacacacttGGAAATGCAGACATGTATCATATACAGGCATAGCAGACCTGTCAGCTGGAATAGGCTCTTTCAACTCACTTAAGCTGATCTGACCTATCAACCATCGTTCCccatatatcatcatcataGAATCAGCCAAAATAAGTGCCTGAAGCTTTTCGCTAGGCGCTGCCATTAAATGACAAGAAAATAACATTAATAAGCCTccacttttcatttaaaaaatataattaacaaGGAACTTACAGAAAGCAAcaaaacttaaaagaaaaaccATGAAAATGCTAAAATATCAGAGACTACGATAACTTCTCTACATGACAAGTTGACAACGTATTCatacttcaccattttcatctaaaagactaaaacaaaaatgaattaaataatTAGTTCAACATACCAACACGGTTTTGTATAATGGCTGCAATACCATCGCGTATGTAATTTGGAAAATCTTTTTCTGGTAATACACGAAGAGAATCACAAAGTGGTGCCTGAAAATACCCGGAAGATACATAATTAGTTTAAAAGTCACCGATATCAACAGAGAACTGAGAGAGTTTGCCTCCGGTAATTTAATCATACCTAAAAAGAGCcttattttgtcaaacaatcaAAATTGATAAGAAACCATTCATCATTTAAATTAGCTAAGTCAaataatccttttttttttcctagaaaagagaaataaacaATGATTTCATACCGCATACTGCGATGAGAGGATGGCAGACAGTAGGTGAAGCGCATCAAATTTCACAGCACTATGCAAGACAGCAAATTGCCTCGATATTGCAGCCACCTGTATTAAAGCAGAAATAACTCAAATTCATATACCAATTTCAAAGAAGATTATCAATTTCAATTCAGAAAATTTACTTCCAGCATAACTGCAAAAGTAAATTTTTGAAGCTAAAGCGAAACAAAGGATAGTATAATATTTGAAGAATTCATGAAGTCAAAGATATCTAGAAATTCAACTTACAATCACTGCGAGTTCCTGAAGATAGTCATTGCTAATGATGTCAAGAGACAGTTTATTTAGTATCAATTGCACGAGTTTCATAGCAAGCTCCATTTGATGAGAACCTGTACATAAATTTCATCTCATCAATCATTTGTTAATTGAGCCTGATGAACTAAGCCCATAAGTCACCAAGAAAAAAGTGCTTTCTTATCATAAGGAACAAAAAGATACATTACAGTGAATATCGATCACAAATGATTCCTAACTTTACAGTTGCCTAGAAAGCAATAAAGTTTAAGCATGCAATGACGGATCATTAACAAGATCCTTTAGGGTCTTTAAAAAGCTCAGTTAGAAGATAAGAACAATTACCGTCTGGCAAAACGGACATATGAGAAGCCAGCATTTTCATGCCACCAGATGAGTACATTGTCATGATTCCGTCTTCAGAAGCCGTTGACACCAAATACAAAAATTCATAGCATTCATCAAGAACAGCGGATCCTGGTCTGTATTCTCACCGAATAAAATGATCAGGTTATTCAGCAATCAATGTGCTACTTATAACACAATCCTAGCATCCAAGAAAGGAATTCAATTGGACAAGAACCCTACCTGTTGGATAAAACCTCCAGTACCAACGGAATCTTCGAAACCATGTCGTTCGAAGCAGCGATTTCCGGAACACGACAGAATGCAGCAAGGACAGTAACCGATAGTTGCAAATACGCATCCCGATTTTCACTTCCGCTACTGCTAATGCTTCCCTTTCCCATCCCTAACCAAAACAATATCAAAATTCGGAATCATTTACTTAAATTTCACTCATGCTTCATTCTCAAAGCTCGAAACTGACTTCGAATTAACTTTCAGTTTCCAAAAAATTGACTCAAAGTGAAAATTCaacaaataaaggaaaaaaaatgaaagagtttgtAGAAGTTACCAGTCCTGAGGAGTCGGTCAAGAAAGCCGACGCCGACGGCATTGTAAATGAACTGGAGGGAGGGGAGGTCGTCGCCTTTGCAGAATTTGGTGACGAGGAGAAGGCCAGCGAGGCGCTGCTCGTCTCTCTCGCCCTTCAATAGCTTCAAGCAGTCTTCGAGCGCCGCCGGCGGACACTGTCTGTCTTGCTGCGATTCCTGGAATACAGAGAGAGGCATGAagaaatttgagagagagagagagagagagattggggATTGGATTACTTACCATGAGAGACAGAGAGCTGAGAGGTTGATGAAGGACGAAAGaggaagtaaaataaaaaagtgagAGATTTTTGGAGGGTTTTTTGAACTTCGGGAGGGTTCCGGGATATTCTGCAGACTGAGTTTCCGTCTCGTGTTTTGATTGGAACTGAACGACCGTCTTTGACTCATTGGGCCCTAAAGAAAGGCCTTAAATTTCCTGTTTGGGCCGGCATAACCTTCAAGTATTATCATCGAGAGCAAATACACATTAGTCCCAAAAAAACCCTCCAAACACCAAGACGTTCGATTCGATCACTTTACAATCACCAATTGTATATAAATATGTGTTCAAACTCAATAGATTGAATTTAAATGTACATACGATTACTATATACAGTTAGTAATATGtcaaaatttctttttatttaagcTTTGGACTCTTGGACTTAACCTTTCTAATTTTGGAGAGAAAGGGTTCACCTCTTCCAATCAAGTATATACACTACGGTTGAGGGACCAAGAAATCAAGTTCACTAACCGTTCGATTTTAATTCAATGATAGGTgctcatataattttttttaatttactttctCCTCCATTGTTGAAAACTAAGGTTgaaatcaagtttttttttttttttaaattttttaagagTGCATCTTAGCTCACGAGTCACGACCTATCAGTGGTAATGAACATCTTTTTATACAatgcaaattttaaatttaaactcatataaaccataattaataagaaaattaatgaaaattacttgaaaatagttttaacgaaaatgacaaagtaaagggtaaaatagtgtaaaaatgtgatttttcgttaaaatgaatagtatggagagttttttgttaaagttccttaATTAATATGACAGTGAACATATATTAGCAAGGTGAGCCACGCGTAAATGAAACAATCATCTCACATGCATAGCAACTCCCAACCATGATTAAAATCATGAACACGTGGTTCGCACTTGTCATTGGACGGCTAAAGGCAAATTATTAGAGAAATGATATAAATATGTGAtaagaataacatttttttaataagtaGTATAGATTAGACCTAGCATTTTTCACCCGACCCGTTAAAATTAGTATTCATATGGGTGATAAAAGGGTCGGGTGGTTAACAGGTCAACCCGTTAATCACCCGTTTAATAACTGTTTATTTTGGGTAAACTCGCGAAACCCGTTAACCACCCGTTAAGACCCATTATTGAggacttttgtgtaatttcaacAGTCCTCTAACAAAACCCTCAGCACTCAGGTTCCTCACTTCTCTTTCTCTCGCAAGTCGCATCGTCGCACGGCTTTGCTCTCTGAGACTGAGAGATCGCTCATCGGCCATCGTTGTGCTCCTTCCCTTCCGAATCCACCACTCTCTCTCTGGTAAGCTCTAATTCCCTTCCACCTCTTATTTCATGCGTAACAATATACATACTAAAATTTGTTCATGGGTTGTGCTCATTCCCTTCCACCTctggttttctttttcttttctttttttattttttattttttggttgtgttttggATAATGGGTTTTGCTTTTTGTTCATGGGTTTTGTGTAAAATTTGTTCATTTGTATTTTCTCCTATTAAAATTTCCATTTTTGGGTAATTTGGAGTTGTTAATGCCGAGGTGTGTAATTTGGATGACGAACGAAGAAATGTTTTGCGATTCATTAATGCCAAGGTGTGTAAATTACATTACTTTGTTAAGTGGGAGATTGAAAAGAATTGAGTTTGCTTTGTTTTGCGAATAAACTTTATGCCGAGGTGGGGGATTGAAAAGAAATGTTTTGTAATTTGTTAAGGCTCATGTTTTGCGATTCCGAGGCTCTGGAGTTTGGGTTGGATGTTTATTGTTTATTTGTTAAGGCTCATGAATTGAAAAGTATTGagtttgctttgttttggttggtttttggattggaattgggttgttgttgttgtttggttTTACTGAAATTGATACGAACAACATAAGTTACTGCTCAATAAGTTTCTATATCCTCCCTGTGTAGGCATCCTGCTCATACTTATATATTTCCTTCTATTTTTCTCCTGGCCTTCGAAATGTTTCCCTTTTAGGTGCTTCTTATATTTTATATTCATAGGTGCCTACTGCTTAGTAATTAATTTGATTGATACTTGAGACTCTGTAGTGAATTACCCAGACTTGAGACTCTGGAGTTTGGGTTGGATGTTTATTGTTTTCCTCTATTACATTGAACTTTAGTAATTAATTTGAAGTCATACTTTATATTTTGCACTGTCTCATGATGGTGGATCGAGAACAGGCAATGGTAATGGTATTTAAGCCATGAAGTTTTCGGGGACAGAGACATTATGGATGGATAAACTCTCCATTCTCTTAGGTTTTGACTCATAATGATGTTTCCTtctctcttttgtttttaaattatgtctcttgtttttgcattgattaggTCTTAGGTTAAATCTTTAGTGTCGAGACTGTTGTAGATTGTCGATGAGAGAAAGAACATGCATTGATTAGGTGCATGTAGTGTAGGGGGAGAGTAAGAGGAGAGGTCCTGAGCAAAAGTCTAAACTTGTACATGAAGTGGATGCCTTTGGTGATGAAATTGGGAAGATTTATGATCAGTAAAGTAAGAAAATCTCCTATATTTGAATGTTATTTTCTGAGAAGCTTGAGGGTATACTTGTGGCTTgctattgtttttattttggacGATGAAATTTAGAACTGACTTTTCAAGAACTTTGTATGTTTTGGTGCGGGTTTGGGGTATTTACATCGAAGAATTAGAGAGGGTCAATTGACACATGCATTAAGAAGGATTGCATAAAACACTCGAGTACAAAAGTAAAGTGATTGTATTGGTGTAACTTACACCGTGTAAGTAAAGTGATTTGAAAGAAGTAATTTTCATCATTGTGCTGTTGGTATTCACACAGTTTATTCGTTTATGGTTAGTGCATATGGTATGTATTTTAACTTGGTTCTttttaaagatatttttttGTGATGTTTAATGATTAGGATGGATTGTGCAATATTAATGCTTACTTTTATTGTGACAAGCTTCTTACTAATGGAAATTTCACTTGTCAAGGAAATTTCACTTAAGGTGAATGTCAAAGGCAAAAAAGGAGCAGAGGATGCAATGCTAGAAGAAGGTTGGCAAAAAAGCAGCAGAGAATGCAATCATGCAATGCAAGAAGAAATAGAGCCACTGTAGACTCTGTAGTGAGACATTGATTGAGACTTGAGAAAGATAATTAATATGTTTTACTTAAACAATTTCCCGATCTATGTTAAGATTCGGAGACACATGTAATTGATAGAAAGTCGAATTCTACTATATAAAAACACAATCATGCTAGTGTTAGGTTAATTTAATCAGTTGTTATCCATTTTAATTGGCCTATTAATCAACTTGATATTCAAAATGTGTTTCTACATGGTTCTTTGAGTGAGGAAGTTTATATGCGGCAACCCCCTGGTTTATTGATCAGCAACGCTCGTTGCAACCATGGGCCATGGTTGTGGTTGTTTCATTTAGTTATTGCGGCAAGTAGACATGACAGACATAAACATGTTTGGTGACATTCCCAATCTTGTACATGCACACAAACCGAATGAAGGAAGGAGGTGGCTAGCACAAGCACTAGAATGTTAAGAACGGGTgaaattgatttggatgaaatgtgtatatatatatataatttttttttaaaaaaaaaggttaacaGGTGAAACGGatgacccgtttacaggtctagtcTAGATAATATCCTcacattaagttccaaaacgTGGCAATTTTCTATGGATCTCAAGTGAGCTTCATGCTCGCTCGTGCATGCACGTGAAAGCGGGAAAATCAAATACGACAAAAACTCTATTCTGTTTGTTTTGGCCACATTCGTTTTGGATTAGTAGATAAGATAAGATTCAAGATCTAATCCGACTTCCTAATCAGTCAATCCAAATATTGGAATATCTTTattctttaattatttattgTTCGCTTCCTATATTGCTTAATCAGATGGTGACTCGAATGTCTTTattctttaattatttattgtttGCTTCCTATATTGCTTAATCAAATGGTGACTCGAACCATAATCAATGCTAATCATATCATTAACACTATGGATAATGCCCTAAAACAAATATCACCATCATCAATCAGCTAAAAAGTATTTTCACTTTAACCCGATATATATCTCATATCCAACTTCTCTATCGTCAAAATTGCTTGTGTATAAAAGATAATATCGTATTATAATCATGAATGTAAtaagtaatttttatttaaagatGACCATAATCACGAAAAAATACTACAGTTAATCTCATGTGCACACGTACATAGTTGACCATGGTACAACTCGATCAAGTAAACACGATTTAGAATTATGATATGTAACATGtgatgtgacagcccgtccataat
This window contains:
- the LOC103456240 gene encoding uncharacterized protein, coding for MESQQDRQCPPAALEDCLKLLKGERDEQRLAGLLLVTKFCKGDDLPSLQFIYNAVGVGFLDRLLRTGMGKGSISSSGSENRDAYLQLSVTVLAAFCRVPEIAASNDMVSKIPLVLEVLSNRPGSAVLDECYEFLYLVSTASEDGIMTMYSSGGMKMLASHMSVLPDGSHQMELAMKLVQLILNKLSLDIISNDYLQELAVIVAAISRQFAVLHSAVKFDALHLLSAILSSQYAAPLCDSLRVLPEKDFPNYIRDGIAAIIQNRVAPSEKLQALILADSMMMIYGERWLIGQISLSELKEPIPADRCLVLVLEQSRVEVAVLLNELAQLKDEASKKSTAPAETFCLKKRNVAIAFSLLEKIISLISNASENEGDPIDENTCMTVIKGLNETIGVVLEYLQDAREHGQRKGDDLLASVRLIGSYLAETPLACKENVRELLEYMLSVEGEDERSPFYSICFLLPMLCQMTMEIEGCKALVSCGGHNAVVDCLVKLIGPHGYMVEDNDRILLACDTILNLLLKKEQLQIPVDDSALVNLLKALAYWTEGKDDPSTIMMASSICSLLFDLTSEKALLKHPNFDDSTLDSLSRLIARSMASWGQGMSGAAKEEADLLEIVTSGYSQWANRFSRVRKAVEKQPAGPAAEQWTFIY
- the LOC103456241 gene encoding hydroxyproline O-arabinosyltransferase 1, with product MGCGNFFFTILVTFSVALITYNIIISANSPLQQDLPGPSRSSLSIGVDPIIQMPFHRSRGKSRSSKRLFHTAVTASDSVYNTWQCRIMYYWFKKFQNESGSEMGGFTRILHNGKPDKYMDEIPTFIAQPLPAGMDRGYIVLNRPWAFVQWLQQADIKEDYILMSEPDHVIVKPIPNLSTDGLGVAFPFFYIEPKRYESVLRKYFPENKGPITNIDPIGNSPVIVGKESLKKIAPTWMNVSLAMKKDPEADKAFGWVLEMYAYAVASAHHGVGNILYKDFMLQPPWDKEIGKKFIIHYTYGCDYNMKGELTYGKIGEWRFDKRSYGTVAPPRNLPMPPHGVPESVVTLVKMVNEATANIPNWGE